Part of the Flagellimonas eckloniae genome, GTTGTGAATTCAGTTTTGATATTGTATTTATCCAATGTATTGCTGTAATAACCCGCTTTTGCCACCTCATTGGAATAGGTTGAGCCGTATGATAAATGGTCCGTTTCCACCATGCCAGTAGTTGGCATGACCAAAATCACGCCTAAGTCTGGACAGCCTACGCCACTAAGGTTTACTTGGCTAAACCCTGTTAAGAAAGTGTTTTCATGAACATATGGGTTGGAAAGCCATCTACTATCTTTTTCCAAAACATTTTGCTTACCCGCCACATTAAAAGGTGCTATGCTAACCATGCCCCTTGGCGCGACCGGCCCAGGATATGTTGCACCGAAATTGGATGTGCCAATAAAAGGGTTTACGTAATCTGAAACTTCTTGTCCCTTTAATCCTATACTACAAAATAGCAAACAGATAATAGTTCCTGTTTTTACTCCTGATATTAATTTTAAGGTTTTAAGTATACTTTCTGACATAAATTTGCCGTATTAAACAACTATTCTTTTGATGTTTTTATGACTTCGAACTGCTCATCGGTAAGGGTGTAATCATCGAAGAATGCAACTCCGGAAGCTCCATTGTCTTTTGCGTATTGTATTGCCAATTTTAGGTCCTCAGGACTGAGTTTAGGAGTATACAATCCTGTGTGCAAATCAGTTGGTCTTCCTTTCAAATCTTCTACCCCTTGTGCCGTTGCATAGCCTATCCAATCCAACTCCTCATTATAAAAATTATAATAAATCATGGGCAATACAATATCAATATTCCATTTATCCCAACGTTGACGTACCATATAATCTGCCATTTCAGGATATGGAAAAACAGCAGCACTTAGTTTTTTATCATATTTATGAACCAAGGTATAGGCCTCATTTACTAGGGATTTTATCTCGTTCAAGCGAAAATTCTTCCACTCAATGTCTATGGCCGGATTTTCCATTTTTCTCGGGTCTTTATGATGAAGTGCCATAAATTTCTCCACACTGGCATCGGAATAATCGAAATCAAAATCCGGTAGTTCCTCCTCTTGTTTTAAATTATACTTTGGAAGCAGGCCGATGGGCAA contains:
- a CDS encoding family 10 glycosylhydrolase, which codes for MKIIRIVVYCFLLGLMSCNTQEKSKETTGVEDVTIKEPKFKYWNWITVGHKKSDSAYTAHFKKLKGYGIDAVLINSGADPKLLARVAPLATEEGLEVHAWMFTTNRPGDSIALQHPDWYMVSRSGKSCFDERPYVNYYQWLSPSHPDARKHILSLIEGLAKVEGVASVHLDYIRYPDVYLPIGLLPKYNLKQEEELPDFDFDYSDASVEKFMALHHKDPRKMENPAIDIEWKNFRLNEIKSLVNEAYTLVHKYDKKLSAAVFPYPEMADYMVRQRWDKWNIDIVLPMIYYNFYNEELDWIGYATAQGVEDLKGRPTDLHTGLYTPKLSPEDLKLAIQYAKDNGASGVAFFDDYTLTDEQFEVIKTSKE